The genomic stretch CCAGAACAGGCTTTGGTAAAAATGCCAGACCTTACAGGAAAATCMTATGATGATGCTGTTAGTATAATATCAAATGAAATTATCTCAAAAATACCTAGTGTTACAATACTTCCAAAACTAAATGATAATAATTCAGCTTATGATAATAATGTAGTATTGTCTCAAGTTCCTAATGCCAATGAAGTTATAGGAATTAATACAGA from Brachyspira sp. SAP_772 encodes the following:
- a CDS encoding PASTA domain-containing protein, with protein sequence IQSHYFKDYPLGKIVSQEPNGGMRVKRGRTVYLVVNVPEQALVKMPDLTGKSYDDAVSIISNEIISKIPSVTILPKLNDNNSAYDNNVVLSQVPNANEVIGINTEIILTVNNKTE